A window of the Salvelinus alpinus chromosome 3, SLU_Salpinus.1, whole genome shotgun sequence genome harbors these coding sequences:
- the LOC139569874 gene encoding putative per-hexamer repeat protein 5, with product MDSSLTGGGTGTMDSSLTGGSTGTMDSSLTGGGTGTMEGSLTGGGTGIMDSSLTGGGTWTMDRSLTGGGTGTMDSSLTGGGTGTMVSSLTGGGTGTMDSSLTGGGTGTMDSSLTGGGTGTMDSSLTGGGIGTMDSSLTGGGIGTMDSSLTEGGTGYMDSSLTGGGTGTMDSSLTGGVTGTMDNSPTGGGTGTMDSSLAGGDTGTMDSSLTGGGTGTMDSSLTGGGTGTMDSSLTGGGTGTMDSSLTGEGPGTMDSSLTGGGTGTMDSSITGGGTGTMDSSLTGGGKGTMDSSLTGGGPGTMDSSLTGGGTGTMDSSLTGGGTGTMDSSLTGGGTGTMDSSLTGGGTGTMDSSLTGGGTGTMDSSLTGGGTGTMDSSLTGGGTGTMDSSLTGGGTGTMDSSLTGGGTGTMVSSLTGGGTGTMDSSLTGGGTGTMDSSLTGGGTGTMDSSLTGGGIGTMDSSLTGGGIGTMDSSLTEGGTGYMDSSLTGGGTGTMDSSLTGGVTGTMDNSPTGGGTGTMDSSLAGGDTGTMDSSLTGGGTGTMDSSLTGGGTGTMDRSLTGGGTGTMDSSLTGEGPGTMDSSLTGGGTGTMDSSITGGGTGTMDSSLTGGGKGTMDSSLTGGGPGTMDSSLTGGGTGTMDSSLTGGGTGTMDSSLTGGGTGTMDSSLTGGGTGTMDSSLTGGGTGTMDSSLTGGGTGTMDSSLTGGGTGTMDSSLTGGGTGTMDSSLTGGGTGTMDSSLTGGVTGTMDSSLTGGGTRTIDSSLTGGGKGTMDSSLTGGGTGTMDSSLTGGGTGTMDSSLTGGGTGTMDSSLTGGGTGTMDSSLTGGGTGTMDSSLTGGGTGTMDSSLTGGGPGTMDSSLTGGGTGTIDSSLTGGGPGTMDSSLTGGGTGTMDSSLTGGGPGTMDSSLTGGGTGTIDSSLTGGVTGTMDSSCIPNSTIFLS from the coding sequence ATGGACAGCTCCCTAACAGGAGGAGGTACAGGGACCATGGACAGCTCCCTAACAGGAGGAAGTACAGGGACCATGGACAGCTCCCTAACAGGAGGAGGTACAGGGACCATGGAAGGCTCCCTGACAGGAGGAGGTACAGGAATCATGGACAGCTCCCTAACAGGAGGAGGTACATGGACCATGGACAGGTCCCTGACAGGAGGAGGTACAGGTACCATGGACAGCTCCCTGACAGGAGGAGGTACAGGGACCATGGTCAGCTCCCTAACAGGAGGAGGTACAGGGACCATGGACAGCTCCCTGACAGGAGGAGGTACAGGGACCATGGACAGCTCCCTAACAGGAGGAGGTACAGGGACCATGGACAGCTCCCTGACAGGAGGAGGTATAGGAACCATGGACAGCTCCCTGACAGGAGGAGGTATAGGAACCATGGACAGCTCCCTGACAGAAGGAGGTACAGGGTACATGGACAGCTCCCTAACAGGAGGTGGTACAGGGACCATGGACAGCTCCCTAACAGGAGGAGTTACAGGGACCATGGACAACTCCCCGACAGGAGGAGGTACAGGGACCATGGACAGCTCCCTGGCAGGAGGAGATACAGGGACCATGGACAGCTCCCTAACAGGAGGAGGTACAGGGACCATGGACAGCTCCCTGACAGGAGGAGGTACAGGGACCATGGACAGCTCCCTAACAGGAGGTGGTACAGGGACCATGGACAGCTCCCTAACAGGAGAAGGTCCAGGGACCATGGACAGCTCCCTAACAGGAGGAGGTACAGGGACCATGGACAGCTCcataacaggaggaggtacagGGACCATGGACAGCTCCCTGACAGGAGGAGGTAAAGGGACTATGGACAGCTCCCTAACAGGAGGAGGTCCAGGGACCATGGACAGCTCCCTAACAGGAGGAGGTACAGGGACCATGGACAGCTCCCTGACAGGAGGAGGTACAGGGACCATGGACAGCTCCCTAACAGGAGGAGGTACAGGGACCATGGACAGCTCCCTGACAGGAGGAGGTACAGGGACCATGGACAGCTCCCTAACAGGAGGTGGTACAGGGACCATGGACAGCTCCCTAACAGGAGGAGGTACAGGGACCATGGACAGCTCCCTAACAGGAGGAGGTACAGGGACCATGGACAGCTCCCTAACAGGAGGAGGTACAGGTACCATGGACAGCTCCCTGACAGGAGGAGGTACAGGGACCATGGTCAGCTCCCTAACAGGAGGAGGTACAGGGACCATGGACAGCTCCCTGACAGGAGGAGGTACAGGGACCATGGACAGCTCCCTAACAGGAGGAGGTACAGGGACCATGGACAGCTCCCTGACAGGAGGAGGTATAGGAACCATGGACAGCTCCCTGACAGGAGGAGGTATAGGAACCATGGACAGCTCCCTGACAGAAGGAGGTACAGGGTACATGGACAGCTCCCTAACAGGAGGTGGTACAGGGACCATGGACAGCTCCCTAACAGGAGGAGTTACAGGGACCATGGACAACTCCCCGACAGGAGGAGGTACAGGGACCATGGACAGCTCCCTGGCAGGAGGAGATACAGGGACCATGGACAGCTCCCTAACAGGAGGAGGTACAGGGACCATGGACAGCTCCCTGACAGGAGGAGGTACAGGGACCATGGACCGCTCCCTAACAGGAGGTGGTACAGGGACCATGGACAGCTCCCTAACAGGAGAAGGTCCAGGGACCATGGACAGCTCCCTAACAGGAGGAGGTACAGGGACCATGGACAGCTCcataacaggaggaggtacagGGACCATGGACAGCTCCCTGACAGGAGGAGGTAAAGGGACTATGGACAGCTCCCTAACAGGAGGAGGTCCAGGGACCATGGACAGCTCCCTAACAGGAGGAGGTACAGGGACCATGGACAGCTCCCTGACAGGAGGAGGTACAGGGACCATGGACAGCTCCCTAACAGGAGGAGGTACAGGGACCATGGACAGCTCCCTGACAGGAGGAGGTACAGGGACCATGGACAGCTCCCTAACAGGAGGTGGTACAGGGACCATGGACAGCTCCCTAACAGGAGGAGGTACAGGGACCATGGACAGCTCCCTAACAGGAGGAGGTACAGGGACCATGGACAGCTCCCTAACAGGAGGAGGTACAGGTACCATGGACAGCTCCCTGACAGGAGGAGGTACAGGGACCATGGACAGCTCCCTAACAGGAGGAGTTACAGGGACCATGGACAGCTCCCTGACAGGAGGAGGTACAAGGACCATAGACAGCTCCCTGACAGGAGGAGGTAAAGGGACCATGGACAGCTCCCTAACAGGAGGAGGTACAGGGACCATGGACAGCTCCCTGACAGGAGGAGGTACAGGGACCATGGACAGCTCCCTGACAGGAGGAGGTACAGGGACCATGGACAGCTCCCTGACAGGAGGAGGTACAGGGACCATGGACAGCTCCCTAACAGGAGGTGGTACAGGGACCATGGACAGCTCCCTAACAGGAGGAGGTACAGGGACCATGGACAGCTCCCTAACAGGAGGAGGTCCAGGGACCATGGACAGCTCCCTAACAGGAGGAGGTACAGGGACCATTGACAGCTCCCTAACAGGAGGAGGTCCAGGGACCATGGACAGCTCTCTAACAGGAGGTGGTACAGGGACCATGGACAGCTCCCTAACAGGAGGAGGTCCAGGGACCATGGACAGCTCCCTAACAGGAGGAGGTACAGGGACCATTGACAGCTCCCTAACAGGAGGAGTTACAGGGACCATGGACAGCTCCTGCATCCCAAATTCCACTATATTCCTTtcttag
- the LOC139569873 gene encoding putative per-hexamer repeat protein 5 has translation MSRTIDSSLTGGGIGTMDSSLTGGGTGTIDSSLTGGGMGTMDSSLTGGGIGTMDSSLTEGGTGYMDSSLTGGGTGTMDSSLTGGVTGTMDNSPTGGGTGTMDSSLAGGDTGTMDSSLTGGGTGTMDSSLTGGDTGTMDSSLT, from the coding sequence ATGTCCAGAACCATAGACAGCTCCCTGACAGGAGGAGGTATAGGAACCATGGACAGCTCCCTAACAGGAGGAGGTACAGGGACCATCGACAGCTCCCTGACAGGAGGAGGTATGGGAACCATGGACAGCTCCCTGACAGGAGGAGGTATAGGAACCATGGACAGCTCCCTGACAGAAGGAGGTACAGGGTACATGGACAGCTCCCTAACAGGAGGTGGTACAGGGACCATGGACAGCTCCCTAACAGGAGGAGTTACAGGGACCATGGACAACTCCCCGACAGGAGGAGGTACAGGGACCATGGACAGCTCCCTGGCAGGAGGAGATACAGGGACCATGGACAGCTCCCTAACAGGAGGAGGTACAGGGACCATGGACAGCTCCCTGACAGGAGGAGATACAGGGACCATGGACAGCTCCCTGACATGA